A DNA window from uncultured Methanoregula sp. contains the following coding sequences:
- a CDS encoding (Fe-S)-binding protein yields MRTISSGGTEKVERWQPPGKDCGACGAPSCAGFLLLMEQGEKSPMDCPFHGVRAAETTVTEPDFSGIDVCGRTYDFVIGPFPGEPSARKIILPFRPDLVERWNIVKGDIVLGRPMGQGCPVQHVLRVLDANEVTGVLTCHTVGPKAAREGEAKDVQAYHVVGFEGMATVIQRPPEFGLRQSFLPSFCMMQAAHTGVVNMVLEKTTGLQVRVEDIRIL; encoded by the coding sequence ATGCGGACGATCTCTTCCGGGGGGACTGAAAAGGTGGAACGCTGGCAGCCACCCGGGAAAGACTGCGGGGCATGCGGAGCCCCGTCGTGTGCCGGGTTCCTCCTGCTCATGGAGCAGGGGGAAAAATCCCCCATGGATTGTCCGTTCCATGGTGTGCGGGCGGCAGAGACAACAGTAACGGAGCCAGATTTTTCCGGTATCGATGTATGCGGGAGAACCTATGATTTTGTGATCGGACCGTTTCCCGGTGAACCCTCGGCACGGAAGATCATCCTCCCGTTCCGCCCCGATCTTGTCGAACGCTGGAATATCGTAAAAGGGGACATCGTGCTTGGCCGGCCCATGGGTCAGGGCTGCCCGGTCCAGCACGTGCTCCGCGTACTTGATGCAAACGAGGTGACCGGCGTCCTCACCTGTCACACGGTCGGACCAAAGGCAGCCCGGGAAGGGGAGGCAAAAGACGTGCAGGCATACCATGTTGTGGGATTCGAAGGAATGGCAACCGTGATACAACGGCCGCCGGAATTCGGCCTGCGGCAGTCATTCCTCCCATCGTTCTGCATGATGCAGGCGGCCCACACCGGCGTTGTGAACATGGTGCTGGAAAAGACCACCGGCCTGCAGGTCAGGGTCGAGGATATCAGGATCCTGTAA
- a CDS encoding GTP-binding protein, translating into MKLLIIAGPPSAGKTAVTRQIIRSFSGKKKIAFLKIDVVRAFEDEELRQEFNIPAKKIYSGDLCPDHTGIMVLQDALSWAEDLGSDIFIVESAGLCLRCSPYVTQSLGIVVLSAVSGMNSPLKMGPMIALADVAVITKTDLVSQSEKEVFREKTKEVAPRIDIVETNAIQGTGLRYLMRSIEALPDIADRKSITLRGVPPLGVCTICVGKREIGWQNHFGVIRKLDHADDLFRGD; encoded by the coding sequence ATGAAACTCCTCATCATTGCCGGGCCCCCGAGTGCCGGCAAAACTGCCGTGACCCGGCAGATCATCCGCAGTTTTTCGGGAAAGAAAAAGATCGCTTTTTTAAAGATCGATGTGGTCCGGGCATTCGAGGACGAGGAACTCCGGCAGGAGTTCAATATCCCGGCAAAGAAGATCTATTCCGGGGATCTCTGCCCGGACCATACCGGCATCATGGTCCTGCAGGACGCTCTTTCCTGGGCTGAAGACCTTGGATCAGATATTTTTATCGTGGAAAGTGCCGGGCTCTGCCTCCGCTGCTCCCCGTACGTCACCCAGTCCCTTGGGATCGTGGTCCTCTCCGCGGTCAGCGGCATGAACTCTCCCCTTAAGATGGGACCCATGATAGCCCTTGCCGATGTGGCGGTGATCACCAAGACGGATCTGGTCTCCCAGTCGGAGAAGGAGGTCTTCCGCGAGAAGACCAAGGAAGTTGCCCCCCGGATCGATATCGTCGAGACCAATGCAATCCAGGGCACCGGCCTGCGCTACCTCATGCGATCGATCGAGGCACTGCCTGATATTGCAGACCGGAAATCCATAACTCTTCGCGGGGTTCCCCCGCTCGGGGTCTGCACAATCTGCGTGGGAAAACGGGAGATCGGCTGGCAGAACCATTTCGGGGTGATCCGGAAACTCGATCATGCGGACGATCTCTTCCGGGGGGACTGA
- a CDS encoding ATP-binding cassette domain-containing protein — MSACSIREITILPGHDKHGNPEQFDRIVIRPGDTISIVGPTGSGKTAFINDIEVFAQNDTATGRTVLVNGDIPDEEFIRDPSKKPIALITQNTKCLADMTVADFLAMHVRARRIAAPDIIPETIELANQFTGEQIHPGCRITALSGGQTRSLMVADAILISNAPLILLDEVENAGIFRERVIEVLKEHGKSVIFVTHDPLVSLLSDRRLVMKQGGVEKILLPEGREVHIRDMVARIDLTLCRFRERIRAGELLTEQGFTV, encoded by the coding sequence ATGAGCGCCTGCAGTATCCGTGAGATCACCATACTTCCCGGCCATGACAAGCACGGGAACCCGGAGCAGTTCGACCGGATCGTGATCCGCCCCGGGGACACAATCTCTATCGTGGGTCCGACCGGCTCCGGCAAGACCGCATTCATCAATGATATCGAAGTATTTGCCCAGAACGATACTGCAACCGGCAGGACCGTGCTGGTCAACGGCGATATCCCCGATGAAGAGTTCATCCGCGATCCTTCGAAGAAACCCATTGCCCTCATAACCCAGAACACCAAGTGTCTTGCCGACATGACGGTTGCAGATTTTCTTGCCATGCATGTCAGGGCACGGAGGATCGCAGCACCGGATATTATCCCTGAAACGATCGAGCTTGCCAACCAGTTCACCGGCGAACAGATCCACCCGGGCTGCAGGATAACGGCCCTGTCAGGAGGCCAGACCCGGTCGCTGATGGTAGCCGATGCCATCCTTATCAGCAATGCCCCGTTAATCCTTCTCGATGAAGTGGAAAATGCCGGCATATTCCGGGAACGGGTCATCGAAGTCCTGAAAGAACACGGCAAATCGGTGATCTTTGTTACCCACGATCCTCTCGTTTCCCTCCTGTCCGACCGGAGGCTCGTCATGAAGCAGGGCGGTGTTGAGAAGATCCTCCTGCCCGAAGGCAGGGAAGTCCATATCCGGGATATGGTTGCCCGGATCGATCTCACCCTGTGCCGGTTCCGGGAGCGGATCCGCGCCGGCGAACTTCTCACCGAACAGGGGTTTACCGTATGA
- a CDS encoding helix-turn-helix domain-containing protein, whose product MFSKRIFEIDFRTALDEELQRRNMTIRELAEQSGIPAATLYKISSGEVDLRLSTMKKIINVLEPERPPFVAVIAAKFLLDEMEGHRITIREKVYHTRGYAANSIEECIIAAVMAEKEGAAGIICAPILASIVEKIVDVPVAIIKPKAATVIDALDVVARRIGA is encoded by the coding sequence ATGTTCTCAAAAAGGATATTCGAAATAGATTTCCGGACCGCACTTGATGAAGAACTGCAGCGCAGGAACATGACCATCCGGGAGCTTGCCGAACAATCGGGGATCCCGGCTGCAACCCTCTACAAGATCAGTTCGGGAGAGGTGGATCTCCGGCTCTCCACCATGAAAAAGATCATAAACGTGCTTGAGCCGGAGCGCCCCCCGTTTGTTGCGGTCATTGCAGCAAAATTCCTTCTCGACGAGATGGAGGGGCACAGGATCACCATCCGGGAGAAGGTCTACCACACCCGGGGATATGCTGCCAATTCTATTGAAGAATGCATCATCGCCGCTGTCATGGCCGAGAAGGAAGGCGCAGCCGGCATCATCTGCGCACCGATCCTGGCGTCGATTGTCGAAAAGATCGTTGATGTGCCGGTAGCGATCATAAAACCCAAGGCAGCAACCGTGATCGATGCCCTGGATGTGGTTGCCCGGCGCATCGGGGCATGA
- a CDS encoding carboxymuconolactone decarboxylase family protein: MQMNSMELFQKEAPEVAAAFNGLIMSLVASKGLDQKTKQLIYIAMKASTGDEMAVRAHLPMAKAAGATKEEVVDAILMTLTVSGIRGVVTCLPEAVRQFE; encoded by the coding sequence ATGCAGATGAATTCAATGGAACTGTTCCAGAAAGAAGCGCCCGAGGTTGCAGCCGCATTCAACGGCCTGATCATGTCGCTTGTGGCATCGAAAGGACTCGACCAGAAGACAAAACAGCTCATCTACATTGCGATGAAAGCATCAACGGGAGACGAGATGGCAGTCCGGGCCCATCTACCCATGGCAAAGGCTGCCGGTGCGACAAAGGAGGAAGTGGTGGATGCCATCCTCATGACCCTGACGGTCTCCGGCATCCGGGGCGTGGTGACCTGCCTGCCGGAAGCGGTACGGCAGTTCGAGTGA
- a CDS encoding acylphosphatase, translating to MERITAVARGKVQGVGYRQYVSECARRMGIHGEVMNIPDGTVRIIVEGSPSILEDFLCLVHAEDDPLIRVEALDVKREPATGGYKGFWVHW from the coding sequence ATGGAACGGATCACCGCGGTGGCCCGGGGGAAAGTCCAGGGCGTGGGATACCGGCAATACGTTTCCGAATGTGCCCGCCGGATGGGAATCCATGGCGAGGTCATGAATATACCGGATGGTACGGTCAGGATCATCGTGGAAGGTTCCCCGTCCATCCTTGAAGATTTCCTCTGCCTGGTCCATGCCGAGGATGATCCGCTGATCCGCGTGGAAGCCCTTGATGTCAAAAGGGAGCCGGCAACCGGCGGGTACAAAGGGTTCTGGGTTCACTGGTAA
- a CDS encoding molybdenum cofactor biosynthesis protein MoaE, translating to MIQIQTDDVDIGALINAAKKPGTGAVVVFDGIVRDDDITEMELEAYEDVAVAEMEKIAKAATGQFGLLHVDIIHRIGRLPVGENILIIVVSAGHRQEAYSGSRFIIEEIKRSVPIWKKELTKDGGRWVPGEHGHGSGKHA from the coding sequence ATGATCCAGATCCAGACAGACGATGTGGATATCGGCGCGCTCATCAATGCGGCAAAGAAGCCCGGAACGGGAGCCGTCGTGGTCTTTGACGGGATAGTCAGGGACGATGATATCACCGAGATGGAGCTGGAAGCCTACGAGGATGTAGCGGTTGCAGAGATGGAGAAGATCGCCAAGGCTGCAACCGGACAGTTCGGCCTCCTGCACGTGGATATCATCCACCGGATCGGCCGGCTCCCGGTTGGCGAGAACATCCTCATCATCGTGGTGAGCGCCGGTCACCGGCAGGAAGCCTATTCCGGCTCCCGCTTCATCATCGAGGAGATAAAGCGGAGCGTTCCTATCTGGAAGAAGGAACTGACGAAGGATGGCGGCCGGTGGGTGCCCGGCGAGCATGGCCATGGTTCAGGAAAACATGCCTGA
- a CDS encoding MoaD/ThiS family protein: MTVKIRFFARFRELLGTDILAEPGTTLLLLIREIAGKNKEGYDAIFDEHGQFREFVILMRNGKRVEIVDAAHVLVTDGDEIAVFPPVAGG, encoded by the coding sequence ATGACAGTCAAGATACGGTTTTTCGCACGGTTCCGGGAACTGCTCGGGACCGATATCCTTGCAGAGCCGGGAACAACCCTCCTCCTGCTCATCCGGGAGATTGCAGGAAAGAATAAAGAAGGCTACGATGCCATCTTCGACGAACACGGGCAGTTCCGCGAGTTTGTTATCCTGATGAGGAACGGCAAGCGGGTGGAAATTGTGGACGCGGCACACGTGCTGGTGACGGACGGGGATGAGATCGCGGTCTTTCCCCCGGTTGCCGGGGGATGA
- a CDS encoding HesA/MoeB/ThiF family protein: MLTKRERERYKRQILLFGEEGQERLKKSHLFIAGAGGLGSPIAIYLAVAGVGTITIVDMDVVDQTNLNRQILHNDRDIGKKKTVSAIEKLHELNADITINAIDATISADNIRDLVGRADGIVDAMDNYPVRYLLNRTAFEMKIPLFHGAIRGLHGQATTIVPGKTPCLECIFPKAPPKEVFPVVGTTPGIIGTIQANEAIKYLTGEGHLLTNRLLIWDGRDSRAEELCIEKNPNCPICGAGKTEHHTTGKP; this comes from the coding sequence ATGTTAACCAAACGGGAACGCGAGCGGTACAAGCGGCAGATCCTGCTCTTTGGCGAAGAGGGCCAGGAGAGACTCAAAAAGTCCCATCTCTTCATTGCCGGGGCCGGCGGTCTTGGATCCCCGATCGCCATCTACCTTGCCGTTGCCGGTGTCGGGACGATCACGATCGTTGACATGGATGTCGTGGACCAGACGAACCTGAATCGCCAGATCCTCCACAATGACCGGGACATCGGCAAGAAGAAGACGGTATCCGCGATTGAGAAACTGCATGAGCTCAACGCGGATATCACCATCAATGCCATTGACGCCACCATCAGCGCAGACAATATCCGCGATCTCGTGGGCAGGGCTGACGGTATTGTCGATGCCATGGACAATTACCCGGTCCGCTATCTCCTGAACCGGACTGCCTTTGAGATGAAGATCCCACTCTTCCATGGAGCGATCCGGGGTCTCCACGGGCAGGCGACCACGATCGTTCCCGGTAAGACCCCTTGTCTCGAATGCATATTCCCGAAAGCCCCGCCAAAGGAGGTCTTCCCGGTCGTGGGAACAACCCCCGGGATCATCGGGACTATCCAGGCAAACGAGGCTATCAAATATCTCACCGGCGAAGGACATCTTCTCACGAACCGGCTCCTCATCTGGGATGGCAGGGACTCGCGGGCAGAAGAGCTCTGCATCGAGAAGAACCCGAACTGCCCGATCTGCGGAGCGGGAAAGACAGAACACCATACAACAGGGAAACCATGA
- the nifU gene encoding Fe-S cluster assembly scaffold protein NifU has translation MYSDKVMDHFKNPRNVGEMEDADGVGEVGNPVCGDIMKIFLKIKDNIVTDAKFKTFGCGAAIASSSMATELVRGKTLEEAWEVSNKAVAEALEGLPPVKMHCSVLAEEGIHKAINDYRKKHGLPEWEEKNPHSHDEHDEGLTCQH, from the coding sequence ATGTACAGTGACAAGGTCATGGACCATTTCAAGAATCCGAGAAACGTAGGCGAGATGGAGGATGCCGATGGAGTCGGCGAGGTCGGGAACCCGGTCTGCGGGGACATCATGAAGATCTTCCTGAAGATCAAGGACAATATCGTCACCGATGCAAAATTCAAGACCTTCGGCTGCGGGGCGGCCATTGCATCGAGCAGCATGGCAACGGAACTTGTCCGGGGAAAGACCCTTGAAGAGGCCTGGGAAGTCTCCAACAAAGCTGTTGCAGAGGCGCTCGAAGGCCTGCCTCCCGTGAAGATGCACTGCTCGGTTCTGGCCGAGGAGGGCATCCACAAGGCCATCAACGATTACCGGAAAAAACACGGCCTGCCCGAATGGGAGGAAAAAAACCCGCACTCCCATGATGAGCACGATGAAGGTCTGACCTGCCAGCACTAA
- the nifS gene encoding cysteine desulfurase NifS has translation MGEKRIIYMDHSATTPTRRDVLDAMIPYYTEHFGNPSSIYGIARASKKVIDTARAQVAKALGADPDEIYFTSGGSESDNWAIKGVAFANRKKGNHIITTKIEHHAVIHTCQYLEKEGFAVTYLPVDKYGLVDPAELEKAITDKTILVSIMYANNEIGTIEPITELAAIAKKHKVYFHTDAVQAIGNVPIDVQAEGIDLLSLSAHKFYGPKGTGALYIRKGTKIDNLIHGGGQERRRRAGTENIAGIVGLGKAIELATADIEGHNRKIRTLRDRLMKGIQEKIPHTYLNGHPEKRLPGNINISFEFIEGESMLLWLDDEGICASTGSACTSGSLEPSHVLLATGLPVEVSHGSLRLTLGDSNTEADVDRVLEELPKIVLRLREMSPLYFKKGKEGGCDVQ, from the coding sequence ATGGGAGAGAAACGTATCATCTACATGGACCATTCCGCAACCACCCCCACCCGGCGGGACGTGCTGGATGCGATGATCCCCTATTATACCGAACACTTCGGTAACCCGTCATCGATTTACGGGATCGCACGGGCATCAAAAAAAGTCATCGACACTGCCCGTGCACAGGTTGCAAAAGCTCTCGGGGCCGATCCTGACGAGATCTATTTCACTTCAGGTGGCAGCGAATCCGACAACTGGGCGATCAAGGGCGTTGCGTTTGCGAACAGAAAGAAAGGCAATCACATCATCACCACGAAGATCGAGCATCACGCGGTGATCCATACCTGCCAGTACCTGGAGAAGGAAGGCTTCGCGGTCACCTACCTCCCGGTCGACAAGTACGGTCTCGTGGACCCGGCCGAACTTGAGAAGGCGATAACAGACAAGACCATCCTTGTCTCGATCATGTACGCCAACAATGAAATTGGCACCATCGAACCCATCACGGAACTGGCAGCCATTGCAAAGAAGCACAAGGTGTACTTCCATACCGATGCGGTCCAGGCCATCGGGAACGTGCCAATCGATGTCCAGGCAGAGGGAATCGATCTCCTCTCCCTCTCGGCCCACAAGTTCTATGGCCCCAAGGGAACCGGTGCCCTCTATATCCGCAAAGGAACAAAGATCGACAACCTGATCCATGGCGGCGGCCAGGAGCGGCGGCGCCGGGCGGGAACCGAGAACATTGCAGGCATTGTCGGCCTTGGGAAAGCCATCGAGCTTGCCACGGCCGATATCGAAGGCCACAACCGGAAGATCCGGACACTCCGGGACCGGCTCATGAAGGGAATCCAGGAGAAGATCCCCCATACGTACCTGAACGGCCACCCCGAGAAACGGCTGCCCGGCAATATCAACATCAGTTTCGAGTTCATCGAGGGGGAGTCCATGCTCCTCTGGCTGGACGACGAGGGCATCTGCGCCTCCACGGGAAGCGCCTGCACCTCGGGCTCGCTCGAACCCTCTCACGTTCTCCTTGCAACGGGACTCCCGGTCGAGGTCTCGCACGGATCCCTCCGGCTCACCCTCGGGGACAGCAACACGGAAGCCGATGTGGACCGGGTGCTCGAGGAACTGCCAAAGATTGTATTGCGCCTGAGGGAGATGTCTCCCCTGTATTTTAAGAAGGGAAAGGAAGGTGGCTGCGATGTACAGTGA
- a CDS encoding transcriptional regulator, which yields MEAPCQKIVWDVLPAIRAAIAVELVRCGVSQVEASRMLEIAPSAVSQYLSGKRGYRIEFENDVKRSIELLAQDLKEKKSINLVKRTCEICRQLREGDENQCPGPTEASAERCGS from the coding sequence ATGGAAGCTCCCTGTCAGAAGATCGTCTGGGATGTCCTGCCCGCTATCCGGGCAGCGATTGCCGTTGAACTGGTCCGGTGCGGCGTCTCCCAGGTGGAGGCGTCCCGGATGCTGGAGATCGCGCCATCGGCCGTCTCCCAGTACCTCTCGGGAAAACGCGGGTACCGGATCGAGTTCGAGAACGATGTGAAAAGATCCATTGAACTGCTTGCCCAGGATCTCAAAGAGAAGAAAAGTATCAATCTTGTAAAGCGCACCTGCGAGATCTGCCGCCAGCTGCGCGAAGGCGATGAGAACCAGTGCCCCGGACCAACGGAAGCGTCTGCCGAACGGTGCGGTTCCTGA
- the larE gene encoding ATP-dependent sacrificial sulfur transferase LarE, whose protein sequence is MTLHEKYEALKKNIAGHGSMLVAFSGGVDSTLLADVAREVLGERTRSVLLDSEVVPRAAILDAKKLAGDLGLALEVIPLPLLEDGIFCSNPANRCYHCKKISSGLLKKRAEELGFACIADGMNVSDLDEHRPGLRASTEEGILHPFIEAGITKPDIRAIAQERGLPVWQKPSAACLSSRIPYGDPITRENLGMIEAAEAYLSGLGIGQLRVRLHGTIARIEVHNEDREKILLNDAAIVQEFKKIGFGYVALDLEGYRSGSMDEVLRPDDKPGRLP, encoded by the coding sequence ATGACTCTTCACGAGAAATACGAGGCGTTAAAGAAGAATATTGCCGGACATGGATCGATGCTCGTTGCCTTCTCGGGCGGCGTTGACAGCACGCTTCTTGCCGATGTTGCCCGGGAAGTCCTGGGCGAGCGGACGCGCTCGGTGCTTCTCGACAGCGAAGTTGTGCCCCGGGCAGCCATCCTCGATGCAAAGAAACTGGCAGGCGATCTCGGTCTTGCGCTCGAGGTAATCCCCCTGCCGCTTCTTGAAGACGGGATCTTCTGCAGCAATCCGGCCAACCGGTGCTACCACTGCAAGAAGATCTCTTCGGGCCTGCTCAAAAAACGGGCAGAGGAGCTGGGCTTTGCCTGTATTGCCGACGGGATGAATGTCTCTGATCTGGACGAGCACCGGCCCGGGCTCCGGGCCTCAACCGAGGAGGGGATCCTCCACCCGTTCATCGAGGCGGGGATAACGAAACCGGACATCCGGGCCATTGCACAGGAACGGGGCCTGCCGGTCTGGCAGAAACCATCCGCCGCCTGCCTATCCTCCCGCATCCCGTACGGGGATCCGATCACCCGCGAGAACCTGGGCATGATCGAGGCTGCTGAGGCGTACCTGTCGGGCCTCGGGATCGGCCAGCTGCGGGTGCGGCTGCACGGGACCATTGCCCGGATCGAAGTACATAATGAGGACCGGGAGAAGATACTTCTGAACGATGCTGCAATCGTGCAGGAATTCAAAAAGATCGGTTTTGGCTATGTGGCCCTCGATCTCGAAGGATACCGGAGCGGCAGCATGGATGAAGTGCTCAGGCCGGACGACAAGCCGGGCCGGCTGCCCTGA
- the fdhD gene encoding formate dehydrogenase accessory sulfurtransferase FdhD translates to MYKKLPCKRIDGDLCEDADHEVIEEVPLALFVNGRHAMTAMMSPVMLEEFVTGYLFTEQIIKGVDEIESIKIEKNRMSVITTNLFKVLGPKKTILSGCGGSTSFIDTEKLPKIHSDYRVTRADIWNAGKAVLNSELHRLTGGIHIVALLDGEKILAVSEDIGRHNALDRVIGYGLRNKIDLSKTYVLVSGRISSEMVRKCLIANIPIITSRGATTTLAVETAQKTGLTVVGFSRGGKMNIYSHPERVT, encoded by the coding sequence ATGTACAAGAAACTGCCCTGCAAACGGATTGACGGGGATCTCTGTGAGGATGCGGACCACGAGGTCATCGAGGAAGTCCCGCTCGCGCTCTTCGTGAACGGGCGCCATGCCATGACCGCGATGATGAGCCCCGTGATGCTCGAAGAGTTCGTTACCGGTTACCTCTTCACCGAGCAGATCATCAAGGGAGTTGACGAGATCGAATCGATCAAGATCGAGAAGAACCGGATGAGCGTCATCACGACAAACCTCTTCAAGGTGCTCGGGCCCAAGAAGACGATCCTCTCCGGCTGCGGCGGGAGCACCTCGTTCATCGATACCGAGAAACTCCCGAAGATTCATTCCGATTACCGGGTGACCCGGGCAGATATCTGGAATGCCGGAAAAGCGGTCCTCAACTCCGAGCTCCACCGCCTCACCGGGGGAATTCATATCGTGGCACTTCTTGACGGAGAGAAGATCCTCGCCGTCTCCGAGGATATCGGCCGGCACAATGCCCTGGACCGGGTGATAGGCTATGGCCTCCGGAACAAGATCGATCTCTCGAAGACCTATGTTCTTGTATCAGGAAGGATCTCCTCCGAGATGGTGAGGAAGTGCTTAATTGCGAATATCCCGATCATCACGTCACGGGGGGCGACCACAACGCTCGCGGTCGAGACCGCACAGAAGACCGGCCTGACCGTTGTCGGCTTCTCCCGGGGCGGGAAGATGAACATCTACTCGCACCCCGAGCGGGTCACCTGA
- a CDS encoding TIGR00269 family protein, giving the protein MERGPAEKGVPRCTFCTEPAVHLDRTSGRHLCGTHLVSDITDRVAATIREERMIAQGDRVAVALSGGKDSTALLMLLSRIVPQFENVSLVAITIDEGIAGYRDETVRSAERLVRSLGVEHVSIPFDGLFGNTLDELLKGREKEACTVCGILRRKALITGAEQAGATKLATGHNLDDEAQSVLMNVLRGDFARLARNSGRDSSGRFIPRIKPLMNVAEKEIAIFLLLSNAWTDLPECPYARYALRREARTMLAGLEYRHPGTMLHLLESKKKIENHCAATLAPEPLRSCRSCGDPCSGELCQLCQLKRSFGKNRFR; this is encoded by the coding sequence ATGGAGCGCGGGCCGGCCGAAAAAGGGGTGCCGCGCTGCACATTCTGTACAGAGCCTGCTGTCCATCTGGACCGGACGAGCGGCCGGCATCTCTGCGGCACGCATCTTGTTTCAGATATCACCGACCGGGTGGCGGCAACCATCCGGGAGGAGAGAATGATCGCACAAGGCGACCGCGTGGCCGTTGCGCTGAGCGGGGGAAAGGACAGCACCGCGCTCCTGATGCTCCTTTCCCGGATCGTTCCCCAGTTCGAGAATGTCAGCCTTGTTGCGATAACCATCGATGAAGGCATTGCCGGCTACCGGGACGAGACGGTCCGCTCCGCAGAGAGGCTGGTCCGGTCCCTCGGGGTGGAGCATGTCAGTATCCCGTTTGACGGACTCTTCGGCAACACCCTTGACGAACTCCTCAAAGGCCGGGAGAAGGAGGCCTGCACGGTTTGCGGGATCCTCCGGAGAAAAGCGCTCATCACCGGGGCGGAGCAGGCGGGGGCAACAAAACTTGCCACCGGCCACAATCTCGATGACGAAGCGCAATCGGTCCTGATGAACGTGCTCCGGGGGGACTTTGCCCGCCTGGCCCGGAACAGCGGGAGGGATTCTTCCGGCCGGTTCATCCCGCGGATCAAGCCGCTCATGAACGTGGCCGAGAAGGAGATCGCCATCTTCCTCCTGCTTTCCAATGCCTGGACGGATCTTCCCGAATGCCCCTATGCCCGATATGCCCTGCGCCGGGAGGCCCGCACCATGCTTGCCGGGCTCGAATACCGCCATCCCGGCACCATGCTGCATCTCCTGGAGAGCAAGAAGAAGATAGAGAATCATTGCGCCGCAACCCTGGCACCGGAACCGCTCCGCAGCTGCCGGTCCTGCGGGGATCCCTGCAGCGGCGAACTCTGCCAGCTCTGCCAGCTCAAACGATCCTTTGGAAAAAACAGATTCAGGTGA
- a CDS encoding thiamine biosynthesis protein ThiS — MKLILPDRTTRTLDRPPATLESLLLDEGINPLEVIASRNGILLTEDTLIGANDEIRLLRIAHGG, encoded by the coding sequence ATGAAACTGATCCTTCCCGATCGCACAACCCGGACTCTCGACCGCCCACCCGCAACCCTTGAATCCCTCCTGCTTGATGAGGGGATCAACCCGCTCGAGGTCATCGCATCGAGGAACGGGATCCTCCTGACGGAAGATACGCTGATCGGCGCCAACGACGAGATCCGGCTGCTCCGGATAGCGCACGGGGGCTGA